A region from the Candidatus Bathyarchaeota archaeon genome encodes:
- a CDS encoding YbfB/YjiJ family MFS transporter, with translation YVIYITFFGAYLVKEVGLTEQYAGELWALVGLLSLFSGPLWGHISDKIGRGYTLSLIYFTQSISLLLFVQGWLEEFIVISAILFGMTAWSIPTVMAAYSGDHYGSKLAPSALGFLTLFFGAGQSIGPTIAGHIADVTGTFTSAFLLSSSVAAIGGIMSLLAMRRD, from the coding sequence CTATGTGATATACATAACATTCTTCGGCGCGTATCTGGTGAAGGAGGTTGGATTAACCGAGCAGTATGCTGGTGAACTCTGGGCTCTTGTAGGTTTGCTGAGCCTATTCAGTGGGCCCTTATGGGGGCATATCTCTGACAAGATCGGTAGAGGTTACACCCTCAGCCTTATATACTTCACCCAATCCATCTCGCTCCTCCTCTTCGTCCAAGGATGGTTAGAAGAGTTCATCGTCATCTCCGCAATTCTTTTTGGGATGACTGCCTGGAGTATCCCTACAGTTATGGCAGCATATTCAGGGGACCATTATGGGTCTAAATTGGCGCCCTCAGCCCTAGGTTTTCTAACACTATTCTTCGGTGCTGGACAGAGTATCGGTCCAACGATCGCAGGTCATATAGCAGATGTTACTGGAACCTTCACATCAGCCTTCCTACTATCATCATCGGTAGCAGCTATTGGAGGCATCATGAGCTTATTAGCCATGAGAAGAGATTGA